The Tolypothrix sp. PCC 7712 region AACTTTATATTCTTTATTACCGATAATTCGCAATACTTACACTGGCATTATTGGTGTAGATCCAGCAATTAGAGAAGCTGGGCGAGGTATGGGGATGACAGATAAAGAATTGTTATTACAGGTGGAAATTCCTTTAGCAATGGGAGTAATTTTAGCTGGGGTTAGAGTTGCCACTGTGATTGCTATTGGGATTGCAACTATTGCAGCGGCTATTGGTGCTGGTGGGTTAGGTGTATTTATTTTTCGCGGAATTGCAGTGGTAAATAATCAGTTAATTTTAGCTGGTGCGGTTCCTGCTGCATTAATTGCGTTAATTGCTGATTTGGTAATTGGTTGGATTGAAGGAAAGTTAAAGGTTAAAGGTTGAAAGCAATGTTTTAAAGATGAAAAAATTTCTGAGTTTATGCCTATTAACAGTTGCCTTGATAATTGCGATCGCTAGTTGTAGTCCTAATACCAATACAACTAGTAGTGGCGATATTATTGTCGCTTCTAAAGATTTTACCGAACAAGATATTTTAGGTGAGCTTTTAGCCCAACAAATCGAAGCCACAACTAATTTAAAAGTAGCTCGTCGCCCCCGCTTAGGTGGTTCTTTTGTCTGCCATAGTGCAATTACAGCAGGGAAAATTGATGCTTATATTGAATATACTGGTACAGCTTTTACAGGTATTTTAAAACAACAAGTAGTTAACGACCCCAAAATAGTTTACACAAAACTCAAGCAAGCCTACGCCCAACAATTTAATTTAGAAGTCATGCCCAGTTTGGGTTTTGAAAACACTTTTGCCATGACTATTCGCGGCGAAGATGCGCGGCGCTACAATTTACAAACTCTCTCGGAAGCTACTCAATATACTCCTCAGTGGCGAGGCGGTTTTGGCTATGAATTTTTAGAACGGGAAGATGGGTTTGCGGGTTTAGCGAAAACCTATAATTTACGTTTTTCCAAACCACCCCAAATTATGGATTTAGGCTTAATTTATCGGGCATTAATTCAAAAACAAGTAGATATGGTAGCGGGAAATTCCACTGATGGGCAAATTGCCCGTTTGGGTTTAGTGGTGCTAAAAGATGATAAGCAGTATTTTCCACCTTATGAAGCTACGCCCATTGTCCGCAAAGCAACTTTAGAAAAATATCCGCAGTTAAAAAATGCGATCGCTCAACTGGCTGGTAAAATTTCCGCAGACGAAATGCGGCAATTAAATTACCTAGTTGAAGGTGAATTACAGGATATTAAAGATGTTGTCCGCGAATTCCGGAAGTCCAAAGGATTATAAGCTAAACCACATCTAGTTTGCATAATCTGAAATTGTATATTTCTTGTGGGGTGGGCATCTTGCCCGCCCAATATATGCAAGTTAAATGAGGAACAACTTTAATATTTCACAATCATTGTAGGGGCACAGCATGGCTGTGCCCTATCTTTGACATTTGACTCTTGACTACCCTAACGAGTTAATAGCCAATTTCCACGCGTCGCCGCTTAACTTACCAAATCGGGGAATACTTCCTGTACAGCAGGATGTACTAAGCGATGATTTTGGACATTCACACCCTTAGCTAATGCAGGGTTAACATCCAGCGCCTTAATGCCGAGATTTGCTAACTGCACAACGTAAGGTAAGGTACTGTTATTAAGCGCTTGGGTAGCAGTCCAAGGTACTGCACCAGGCATATTAGGAACGCCATAATGCACCACACCCTCTTCAATGTAAATGGGGTTAGTGTGGGAGGTAGTGCGTAAAGTTTCCACGCAACCGCCTTGGTCAACAGCCACATCCACAATTACAGAACCGGGACGCATTTTTTGTACCAATTCACGAGATACTAATATTGGTGCTCTACGTCCAGGCACCAAAACCGCACCGACTAACAAGTCAGCTTCTTTAACGGCGGCTTCGATATGGGCAGAGTTGCTATAAAGCAATTCAACTCTAGAGCCAAATAGAGTTTCTAGGTAGGATAAGCGTTCGACATTCACATCCAAAATTTGTACGATCGCGCCCATACCTACAGCGATTCTAGCTGCTTCTGTCCCAACTACGCCGCCGCCTAAAATCACAACTTTGCCTGGTTTTACACCAGGTACGCCACCCAAAAGCACACCTCGCCCGCCTTGCTGACGTTCCAAATACCTTGCGCCGAATTGTACTGATAGCCGACCGGCAATAATGCTCATAGGAGAGAGCAAAGGTAATTTATTTGCACCAGGCTGTTCTACAGTTTCATAGGCGATCGCACAAGTGCCGCAATCAATTAAACTCTCAGTTAATTTGCGATCGGCTGCTAAATGCAGATAAGTAAATAATATCTGCCCTTTCTGCAAAAATTTATACTCAGCTTCTAGAGGTTCTTTGACTTTAACAACTAGTTCCCGATTCCAAACCGCTTCTGGTGTGGGGACAATCTCCGCCCCAGCACTAATGTACTCCTCATCGGTAAAACCAGCACCATTACCAGCTTGGGTTTGAACGAAAATCTGATGACCATTTTCGCGCAACACCCGCACGCTCGAAGGACTCAACCCTACACGAAACTCTTGATCCTTAGTTTCTTTAGGAATGCCGATTTCCATTTACAGCCTCTAATTAATTTTTGTTTAACTTTAGCCTGCCAGTCTCAGAGTGGCTACTTCCGTATTAGGGATAGCTAATAATTGCTCTGAGTTCCTTACCTTCTTTGTGAGTGTTGCCAAACTGTACTCTTGACTATTACCCTTGTCTGCCTAAAATATATAAAGAATAATAAATAATTGTAAACAACGGTTTACAAAGGTTCGATTCAAGCAGCTACTGCTGGACTTCTGAAGCTGTCTTGCTGGCGATTCAAGCATAGCAACTCAGTTCCACACCCACAGAAGTGCTGATGTCTATACCCTGTTTCAAGCCGCAGTGGCTATAAACATCTAACAATCACATTTAGTTTGCCGACAAATAAGAGAGGAATTGTTGATGATGACACAACCAAAGCCCACCGTTACCCCCAAACTCGAAGAGCCAAAGTTAGGCTTTAATGAATATGCCGAACGCTTGAACGGTCGAGCTGCCATGATTGGCTTTATTTTGATGGTATTAATTGAATACACCACCAATCAGGGCGTGTTATCATGGCTCGGTCTGAAGTAGTACTGCTGTAGAAGCCCAGATTTTTAAGTTTTAAGCTAGTAATTAGAGAGTTTTGACCAGCTGGAACAACCAGCTGGTTTTAACTTAAGTAATTAATAGCGAAACTAGCTGCTATAGCTTAACGTCTATGGCTATTAAGTAGATTTTGTCAAAGGGACTGGGGACTGGGAATTATTCTTTTTACTCAGAACTCTTGTACAGACGCGATTAATCGCGTCTCTCCAACTCAGCATTTTCAACTTAGACTGGCAATTACTATATGCAAGAGGGTAAATTACTACACTTCCTCTCCTACTTAATAAAATTATAATACTTTCAACGCCTTGACATCAGCAGGGCCAATCAAGGCCTGATAGCAAGTTAGGGATTTTCGATATATTTACATATAAAGCTAAACTGGATTAAACCAAGCTGTGATGAACGTTCTCTTACCTCGTTTTTTGAAGTCATCTTACCGTAAAGAACCGCTAATAAGTGTGTTAATTACAATGGGCGTAGTTGATGCCCTGATTGGTGGCTTAGATGATAGCTGGTCATTATTTACTTTTGGCTTAGGGATAGCTGGAATTAGCGTTGGCTGGAAACTGTGGCGTATGTACCAAAGCCGCCCTCCTATACCTGAAGAGCCTGTAGTACAACATTACTTACCTTCACGCTCATCTAGCCCAACTTTACCGATGTTGACAGTGACGAAGAAAAAACCACCACAATAAACAGTGCTGAGTAGTGAGTGCTGAGTCCTGAGTTCTTACCCTGAATTTTTTAGGGGTGGATAATATCTTAGTGTTCCTGAATAACTTCTCAACTCTCACAGAATAACTAGTAGACCCTCGGAGGGCACTTTGCTCAAGATTAGAGTAGGGTAGCAACAGGCGTTAGAAAGTGAGAAAAACTGTGAGCAGTGAGGGAAAATTTAGGGGCTATTTTGTGCTGCGCCCGTATATAGTTCTGGCGTTTATGGCTTCTATAATCCTTCCAGAGGCAATCTGGAAAGAAGTCTTCATTCATACTGCTTATGCTGCTACAGAAACAGCAACAAACTCACAAGCTAAAACTAACTTTGCCAATCCCCAGTTAATTTACACCCTGCAAGGGCATGGGGGAACTGTTAAATCCTTAGCTTTCAGTCCAGATAGCAAAACTCTTGCTAGTGGCGGTGCGGAAAATGAAGGTGTAATTCGCTTGTGGAATCTGACAACAGGCGCACGGGTGGGGACTATCCGCAAAGCACATAAAACAGCCGTCGAATCTTTGGTGATTTCACCTGACGGACAAACCTTAGCCAGTTGTAGCAGTGACTACACGATTAATATTTGGAATCTCAAAAATCAGCGATTTAAACGCTCTTTTGTCGGGCACAGCACAAATGTCTTGTCCTTAGCAGTATCCCCTGATAGTAAACTTCTTGTCAGCGGTGGGATAGATGGAATTCGCCTCTGGGATTTACCGCAACAACGTCCTTTAGGTACTTTAGTTAACTTTGATAACTTAATTTACGCCCTAGCAATTAGCCCTGATGGTACAACCTTAGTGAGTGGTGACTATAAGGGTGTAGTCAAACTGTGGAACTTAAGTACAGGAAAATTAATTCGTGCATTTGTCGGACATTACGATTTAGTTAGTGCTGTAGCTTTTACACCCGATAGCGAAACCCTAGTTACAGCTAGCCACGATCGCACAGTTAAAATTTGGAATATTCAGACTGGCAAACTCATCCAAACTTTAACCGGACATAACAACTGGGTAAACGCCATTGCTGTAAACCCCGATGGCAAAACCCTCGCCAGTGCTGGGAAAGATGGCATCAAATTGTGGGATTTAACGACAGGCGAGTTAATTAATACACTTAGCAGCCATACAGATTGGGTAAGTGCGATCGCTTTTAGTCCTAATGGTCAAATGCTTGCCAGTGGTGGTTTTGATAAACAAATTAAGGTTTGGGGAACTGCACCAAAGCGTAAGTAGTTATACTAATTCAAATAATATTGGTGACATATCAATATATTCTAGAGGGCAAGGCACTGCCTATTGGTGTCAACTGAAGCTAAAAGCTATATAGGGCGGGCGTTGTACAAATACCTCGCGCCCTCATCCCCTAACCCCTTCTCCCGCAGGAGAAGGGGAACTAAATCTCTTGCTCCCCTCACCCTGTGGGTGAGGGGCTGGGGGTGAGGGCGAAACCTTGCAACCAAGAGGGTTTCACGTTAAGTTGACACGTATGGGCAATGCCGTGTCCCTACAACCTGCCGCATTCTTTTTTAAAATTGGTATTAATAATTGGCAGTCCCTAAATCGCCATTCTCAACCACCCTGTTCCCTCTTGCCCGTTCCCTGTTCCCTGTTAATATGATTAATTTTTATTCCTCATGTACTTGCAATCTGTGATAAATCTTGCTGAACTGGACTCAGCAACCTAAATAATTGCTGTAAAAAACCAACCAAGAATGCATCGGATGAAAATTTTGCTGATAGAGAATGATTTGTTACTCAGTCAGGTATTGGCAGAGTTTCTGAGTGCAAATCATTACACTATCGACTTGGTAAATAATGGGCAAACAGGGCTAGAGTTAGCCATATCGGGGGAATATGACTTAATTTTACTAGACTGGCATATTCCCCAAGTAGATGGAATTAGTTTGTGTCGCCAGATGCGATCGCTTGGCTATAGTAAACCCATTTTGTTACTCACAGCAAATAATTCTAATGCAGATATTGTGGCAGGTTTCGATGCTGGGGCTGATGATTATGTTATCAAGCCTTGTGAACCAGAAGCATTACTGGCAAGAATTCGGTCTTTATTGCGGCGCAGTGGGGCATTTTCAGCTTCCAAGTTAACTTGGGGTAATCTGTGTTTAGACCAAATCTCTGCTAAAGTTACTTACAACGCTCAAGTAATTTCCCTGACAGTTACAGAACACAAGCTGCTGGAATTGTTTTTACAAAACCCCAATCGTATTTTTAGCCGGAGGGTAATTTTAGATAGGCTTTGGGGATTTGATGATGCACCAATTGAGAATGCTGTGACGACGCATATTAAAGATTTGCGGAAAAAACTCAAAGCCGCAGGGATGACGGAGGATATTTTAGAAACAGTATATGGTATTGGCTATCGCTTACAATCTCCGCCCACTGCTGCTTCTATTGCAGAACATCAAGATAGTCAAAAACAATCCCCTACTCAAGATTTAACGGCTATTAATCGAGTATTGGAACGATTAATTAATTCCTTGAATCATCAGGTGGTGGTACTGGAGGAAGCGAAAACTGCACTATTAACGGGAAATTTCCACCAAGATTTACAGCAACAAGCAAAGCATGAGGCTCACAAGCTAGCTGGCTCAATGGGGTCTGTTGGTTATTCCCAAGGTTCTCAACTGGCGCGAACATTAGAAAATCTACTCAGCAGCGATCGCACTCTTACCAATGAGGAAGTTACACAATTTTGCCAATTAGTGGAGGCATTGCAACAAGAGTTAACAAAACCGCCAATTCCAGCGATCGCGCCCCCAACTCCGCCGCGTCAAACTCATTTTGTGTTGGTGATTGATGATGATACTCTGCTGACTGAGCGTTTATGGATAGAAGCACAGGCTTGGGGAATACAAATTAAAATCGCTGGTAATTTAACTACAGCTCGCTCCATCCTAGTCTTTGAAACTCCTGACGCTGTTTTACTAGATTTATCTTTTCCTGATACAGAAGAAGACGGCTTAACGCTACTGCGAGAACTGGCAGCAAAATCGCCAAATTTACCCATTGTAGTTTTTACAGCGCGAGATAGCCTTGCCGATCGATTAGCAGTATCACGCTTAGGTGCAAGGCAATTTTTACACAAACCTGCTACTACTGAGCAAATTTTTCAAGCGATCGCCCGTATTTTAACTCAGCCTCAAATCACAGAAGCCAAGGTCTTAATTGTCGATGATGACCCTGTGATGCTAGCCACATTAGCCGCCTTACTGACTCCTTGGGGGCTAGAGGTAACTACATTGAACGAACCTCAGCATTTTTGGCAAGTCTTAATTACAACATCACCAGATATAGTGGTGCTAGATGTAGAAATGCCTGAAATTAGCGGTTTAGAGTTGTGTCAAATTGTGCGCCAGGATGCTAAATGGGGTGATTTACCAATTTTAGTGGTCACAGTCCATACCGAAGCAGAATTTCTTCAACAAGCATTTGCTGCTGGAGCCGATGATTTTATTACCAAGCCAGTATTAGCGCCAGAATTGGTAACAAGGGTACTGAGTCGCATTGAGCGAGTGCGTTCTTTAAGGGGATGAGGGAGGGGGCGGGGAGCAGGGAGCAGGGGAGAAATAATTAATAATCCACCCCATTAACCATTACCCATTACCCATTACCCATTTTTCACACCCTATAAGCTATAAGAAAAAATTATGAAAATCTATTCTAAATTATTATCTTATGGGGTAGCGATTGGCTCACCGGCGATCGCACTTTTGCTGTCGCTTTGGGTAGAGTCGCTGTTGTTTCAGCCTATTAGTGCGTTTTTCTATATAGCTGTAATTGTCAGTACTTGGTATGGTGGCTCTCGTCCAGGAATTGTCACAGTTGTTCTTTCCACACTGGCAATTGATTATTTCTTTATTCCTCCTAAATACCAGATTGGGATGAAGTCAGTATGGCCAGATATATTGCGGGTAATACTTTTCCTACTGGTTGCCTTAATTATTCATTTGCTGACTAGCAACTTTCTCAAAAGTAAACAGAAGATTCAAAAACTGAGCCAGGAATTAGCACAGGAAAAAGCTCAACAACTACGGATGGCGCTATCTGCGGCACAAATGGGGATGTGGGATTGGAATCTGGTAACGGGAGAAATTATTTGGTCGCCAGAACAAGAACAGTTATTTGGCTTGGCGGTTGGGGCTTTTGATGGTAAATATGAAACTTTTGAGGCTTGCTTGCATCCTGAAGATCGTCCAACAGTTGACCAGAAAATACAACAGGCACTACAAAGTCATAGTAACTACCAGAATGAGTATCGCATTATTTGGCCAGATGGTAGCATCCACTGGGTTGAGTCTAGGGGACATGCATTTTATGACGCAGCAAATCAACCTGTGCGGATTACGGGAACTGTGATGGCGATAGATGAGCGCAAACAAGCCCAAGATGCATTGCAGCAAAGCGAACAGCGATATCGTGCATTAGTTCATGCTTCAGCCCAGATTGTCTGGCGCACTGATGCTGAGGGGGGGACAATAGCAGTCCCAGACAATTGGCAAGAACTCACCGGACAATCTCCAGAGGAATGTTTGGGATGGGGTTGGTTAGAAGTGATTCATCCAGATGATCGCGATCGCACTGCTCAAGCCTGGCAAGAATCTTATATAAATCGCAGCTTATATGCAATTGAATATCGCATCCGCATGAAAAATGGCAACTACCGCGATTTTGCGGTTCGGGGTGTGCCAATTGTCGATGCTAATGGGAAACTGCGGGAGTGGATCGGCACTTGTACAGATATTACAGAGCACAAACAAGCAGAAGCAGCCTTAAGGGAAAATCAAATTCAGCTGCAGCGCCAATTGGCTGAAATCGAAACCATCTACCAGTCAGCACCAATTGGGTTGAACGTCTTAGATACTGATCTGCGCTTTGTCCGGATTAATCAGCAACTAGCAGAAATGAATGGGTTTTCGGTAGAAGCGCATATTGGCCATACTATACGAGAGTTGCTACCTGAATTGGCAAACGCAGCTGAACAACTGTTACTCCCCATTTTGGCAACAGGCACACCTGTTCTTAATGTAGAACTAACTGGTAAAACTCCAGCTCAACCAGGCGTACAGCGAACTTGGTTAGAAAGCTTTTGGCCGTTAAAAGATGGTGAACGCATCATTGGTATCAGTACCGTATGCGAAGAAATTACTCAGCGCAAACAAACAGAAATAGCCTTGCGCGAAAGGGAAGCAACTTTACGCTTATTTTTCCAGTATGTACCTGCTGGGATTGCAATGTTTGATCGCGAGATGCGCTATATCATAGCTAGTCAAAGATGGATAGACGACTACAGACTCGATTCTATTGAATCGCTGATTGGGCGATCGCACTACGAAATTTTTCCGGAAATTCCAGAACGATGGCAACAAATTCATCAAAGGTGTATGGCTGGGGCGATTGAAAGATGTGATGAAGAATTGTTTGTCCGCCTAGATGGAAGCCAACAGTGGATACGCTGGGAAATTCGCCCTTGGCATAATGCTACTGGTGAAATTGGTGGCATTATCATTTTTGGTGATGACATTACACAACGTAAACAGGCACAAATTGCCCTAGAACAACTGAATACCGAACTTGAACAACGAGTAGGAGAGCGAACAGCGCAACTTACCCAAACAAATGAGCGCCTGCTAGAGACGGTAATACAGCAGCAAAAAACCCAACTCGCTCTTTTAGAACAGGCACAACTACTGGAGTTTCAGGCTGTAATTACCCGCAATATGGCCGAAGGAGTATGCTTAATCCGCGCTACTAATGCCATTATTGTCTACGCTAACCCCAAATTTGAGCAGATGTTTGGCTATAACTCTGGTGAACTTAACGGTCAGCATGTTTCCATTCTCAACTATGCCACCGAATCGGTAACTGCTGAAGATGTCAATCAAGCCATTCGTGCTGCTGTCTTATCAAAGGGTGAAGCCACCTATGAAGTCCATAATGTAAAAAAAGATGGGACTCCATTTTGGTGTAGTGCAACTTGTTGTGTATTCACTCATCCCCAATATGGGGATGTTCTAGTTGCGGTTCATCAAGACATCACCGATCGCAAAGCGATGGAAGAAGCTTTGCGCCAAAGCGAAGAAAAGTTTCGCCAACTTGCAGACAACATTCAAGTAGTGTTTTGGATCTCAGATCTGAAAATTGGGCAAGTTCTCTACGTGAGCCAAGGATATGAAAGGATTTGGCAAAGAAACTGCCAAAGTTTATATGAAAACCCCTTAACTTGGTTAGATCCTATTCACCCAGACGATCGCCCACTTGTAGAAATTGCCTTTAGGGAACAAAGAATATTGGGAAAATACGACATAGAATATCGGATTATTCAGCCTGATGGTTCCATCCGCTGGATTCACGATCGCGCTTTCCCTATCAGGAATGAACTTGGGGAGATAATTCGCATGACGGGAATTGCCGAAGACATCACCGAACAGCACAAAATTGAACAGATAAAAAGTGAATTTATTAGTATTGTCAGCCACGAACTCCGCACCCCCTTAACTGCAATTCGCGCTGCTTTAGGCTTGTTAAATAGTGGTGTCTACGACAACAAACCAGAAAAATTCAAACGCATGATCGAGATTGCTGCCATCGACAGCGATCGCTTAGTGCGATTGGTTAACGATATTCTCGATTTAGAACGCTTAGAATCAGGTCGTGCAGTTTTAGATAAAAGAACTTACAATGCAGCTGATTTAATTCAACAAGCAGTAGAAGGAGTGCAGGCGATCGCCAAACAGCAAAATATTACCCTAGAAGTAAACTCCACCAACACTAAAGTTTTAGCAGCCGCAGATGCAATTATTCAAACACTCACCAATTTGTTAAGTAATGCCATTAAATTTTCACCTGCCAATTCTACTATTACCCTGAGTGTAGAACAGCAAATAAATTGGGTACTCTTCAAAGTTAGCGATCGCGGGCGTGGTATTCCCCAAGACAAATTAGAAGTCATCTTCGACAGATTTCAGCAAGTAGATGCCTCAGACTCCCGTGATAAAGGTGGCACAGGCTTAGGCCTAGCAATTTGCCGTAGTATCATTGACCAACACGGTGGCAACATCTGGGCTGAAAGTACTTTAGGTATAGGTAGCACTTTTTTCTTTACTCTACCATTGGCTAGGGACTAGGGACTAGGGACTGGGGATTGGGGACTGGGGACTGGGGAACTCGGGGCCCCCTCTGGGGATAAGGGGTAATGGGGACTGGGGACTGGGGACTGGGGAACTCGGGGCCCCCTCTGGGGATAAGGGGTAATGGGGATTAGGGACTGGGAAAAAATAGGGGAGCAGGGAGCAGAGGGAAAAATAACAAACACCAATTACCAATTACCAATCACCCATTACCAATTACCAAATGACAAATGACAAATGACAAATGACCAAACAAGTATTAATTGTTGATGATGACGAGCACCTCCGAGAACTGGTACAGGCTTGTTTAGAAGACTTAGGGGGATGGAAAACAATGACAGCTCCATCAGGGAAGGAAGCGTTAAAAATTGCCCAGACAGCACCCATTGATGCGATTTTGTTGGATGTATCCATGCCTGATATGGATGGTTTTGCAGTATTCGAGAAACTGCAAGAAAATATGGTTAGCCAATCGATACCAGTAATTTTATTGACAGCGAGAGTTTTGCCCAGAGATCGCGATCGCTTTGCACTCATGGGAATTGCTGGAGTCATTTCCAAACCTTTTGAACCCATTACTATTTCCCAGCAAGTTGCAGATATTCTCGGTTGGGATTGATTTGAAAGTGCTAGGTGCTGACTGCTGAGTAAACCCCAAGTACACTTTCATACAATACTTGTGAAATTTGTTTCATCAGAACAAGCTATCTTGATGAAACAGCGATTATTGCTATCTAGTATCTGAAGCCATACTAATGACAAATAACAGCTACTTATACCAATTTGAAAAAAGAACGCGACAGATTGTAAGGGCACAGCATTACCGTGCCCTCTAGAATATATTGATGTGTCGCAAACATTATTTTAATTGGTATTATTTCTCAGAATATTAATTTCTTTATTAGTTCTTTATTTTTATCCTTTATCTTTCTTGTGAGTGCATCAAAGTTTCTCAACTTACAGGATAAAGCTATGAGTGTTGGTCAGAAACTTGTAAAAAATATTTCAGCGTGCTACCGATTTGAAAAAACAATGTGGCAGAGATACATTCCGTAACTATTATTATTTCTGGCTTGGTTTTGAATTGGTATGACTTTATTTTGCTTCCAAGTCGTACTACTAGCAAAATGCCAGCACCAGCATTTATAGCGCCGATTTATTAAAGAAAATCTGTAAAAATTAGCACATTTTTAACCAACTATATATCTAGCATCACTAAATCTCTTTTAGATGATGAATTTTACCTTTTTGGAGCTTAATTCAATGAAGACTGGGGAGAAAATCACTATAAATACTAGAAAAATCTTACTGATCGATCATGAATTGATTGTAAGGGAGGTTTTGGAACTGTGCTTGCAAGATTTAGCGAATTGGGATGTAATCACAGCCGATTCTCCATTATCAGGATTGGAACAAGCAGAACTTGAGCGCCCTGATGCAATCGTCTTGGATATCGGAATGCGTGGTAGCTTTATGTTTCTACAACAACTAAGAAGCAATCGCAAAACTAAAGCAATTGCTGTTGTGTTACTAAGTGCAAATGCAAAATGGCTAGATCCAAAATTTCTGCAACAGTATAAAATTTCAGGTATTATACTTAAGCCATTCAATCCAGTGACGCTACCTGTGGAAATCGCTAAACTTTTGAATTGGAATTATAATGTACTACTTAATTCCCAAAATAACTTAACATCTATAGTTCGATGAGTTACAAATTATTGTAAGGACGCACAACTATGCGTCCTTACCTATGTACTTAATTTACTGGAACGATATAGAAATCATATTTAATTGTTGCCAACTCAGGTATATTTTTATTCTTTATTTACTGTTACTCCTTTTACTATAAATTTGCAGCGCTTGTTATTTTTTTTCGATTCATGATATAATGTAGTTCCAACCAGTCACGACTTTAATTGCACTTAGTAGATCTTCGGGAGTATAAGGCTTAGTTAAATAAACATCAGCACCTTGTTTTCTAGCCCATGCATGATGAACTGCCTGATTTTTATTACTACAGATCACGATTGGCATTTTTTGACTACTTAAATTTATTTTCAGGAAGCGGCACAATTCAAATCCACTCATTCCTGGCATTACCACATTAGTAACTATTGCATCTGGTTTTTCCTCTAATGCTATTTCTAAAGCCTCTTTAGCAGCAGAAGCTTTAACTATTTTGTAACCCCAGTCTCCGAGATAATAACTCATCAGTTCCCA contains the following coding sequences:
- a CDS encoding ABC transporter permease, yielding MKDFFLIKYAPEILQHTLEHLFMVGIAIGIAILIGIPLGILITRQTQLRQPILGIANILQTIPSLALFGLLIPVPVIGGIGVVPAIVALTLYSLLPIIRNTYTGIIGVDPAIREAGRGMGMTDKELLLQVEIPLAMGVILAGVRVATVIAIGIATIAAAIGAGGLGVFIFRGIAVVNNQLILAGAVPAALIALIADLVIGWIEGKLKVKG
- a CDS encoding glycine betaine ABC transporter substrate-binding protein; translated protein: MKKFLSLCLLTVALIIAIASCSPNTNTTSSGDIIVASKDFTEQDILGELLAQQIEATTNLKVARRPRLGGSFVCHSAITAGKIDAYIEYTGTAFTGILKQQVVNDPKIVYTKLKQAYAQQFNLEVMPSLGFENTFAMTIRGEDARRYNLQTLSEATQYTPQWRGGFGYEFLEREDGFAGLAKTYNLRFSKPPQIMDLGLIYRALIQKQVDMVAGNSTDGQIARLGLVVLKDDKQYFPPYEATPIVRKATLEKYPQLKNAIAQLAGKISADEMRQLNYLVEGELQDIKDVVREFRKSKGL
- the ald gene encoding alanine dehydrogenase, producing the protein MEIGIPKETKDQEFRVGLSPSSVRVLRENGHQIFVQTQAGNGAGFTDEEYISAGAEIVPTPEAVWNRELVVKVKEPLEAEYKFLQKGQILFTYLHLAADRKLTESLIDCGTCAIAYETVEQPGANKLPLLSPMSIIAGRLSVQFGARYLERQQGGRGVLLGGVPGVKPGKVVILGGGVVGTEAARIAVGMGAIVQILDVNVERLSYLETLFGSRVELLYSNSAHIEAAVKEADLLVGAVLVPGRRAPILVSRELVQKMRPGSVIVDVAVDQGGCVETLRTTSHTNPIYIEEGVVHYGVPNMPGAVPWTATQALNNSTLPYVVQLANLGIKALDVNPALAKGVNVQNHRLVHPAVQEVFPDLVS
- a CDS encoding WD40 repeat domain-containing protein, producing MASIILPEAIWKEVFIHTAYAATETATNSQAKTNFANPQLIYTLQGHGGTVKSLAFSPDSKTLASGGAENEGVIRLWNLTTGARVGTIRKAHKTAVESLVISPDGQTLASCSSDYTINIWNLKNQRFKRSFVGHSTNVLSLAVSPDSKLLVSGGIDGIRLWDLPQQRPLGTLVNFDNLIYALAISPDGTTLVSGDYKGVVKLWNLSTGKLIRAFVGHYDLVSAVAFTPDSETLVTASHDRTVKIWNIQTGKLIQTLTGHNNWVNAIAVNPDGKTLASAGKDGIKLWDLTTGELINTLSSHTDWVSAIAFSPNGQMLASGGFDKQIKVWGTAPKRK
- a CDS encoding response regulator; this translates as MKILLIENDLLLSQVLAEFLSANHYTIDLVNNGQTGLELAISGEYDLILLDWHIPQVDGISLCRQMRSLGYSKPILLLTANNSNADIVAGFDAGADDYVIKPCEPEALLARIRSLLRRSGAFSASKLTWGNLCLDQISAKVTYNAQVISLTVTEHKLLELFLQNPNRIFSRRVILDRLWGFDDAPIENAVTTHIKDLRKKLKAAGMTEDILETVYGIGYRLQSPPTAASIAEHQDSQKQSPTQDLTAINRVLERLINSLNHQVVVLEEAKTALLTGNFHQDLQQQAKHEAHKLAGSMGSVGYSQGSQLARTLENLLSSDRTLTNEEVTQFCQLVEALQQELTKPPIPAIAPPTPPRQTHFVLVIDDDTLLTERLWIEAQAWGIQIKIAGNLTTARSILVFETPDAVLLDLSFPDTEEDGLTLLRELAAKSPNLPIVVFTARDSLADRLAVSRLGARQFLHKPATTEQIFQAIARILTQPQITEAKVLIVDDDPVMLATLAALLTPWGLEVTTLNEPQHFWQVLITTSPDIVVLDVEMPEISGLELCQIVRQDAKWGDLPILVVTVHTEAEFLQQAFAAGADDFITKPVLAPELVTRVLSRIERVRSLRG